Proteins from one Variovorax sp. TBS-050B genomic window:
- a CDS encoding tripartite tricarboxylate transporter substrate binding protein, whose amino-acid sequence MNPTIPPHIPKARLRTWIPAALIGAAFGLAALSAAAQPAWPAKPVRMVVTYPPGGTVDAVARVIAPKLSARLGQPVVIDNRAGAGGAIGGDLVAKSAADGYTIMLDASNHAQNPALRSKMPFDTLRDLAPVSLLVRVPNVLVANPAAPIASVKDLVAQAKARPEQINYASSGNGSAQHLAAELFSAMAGVRMTHVAYKGGGPALTDVMAGQVPVFFASLASSLPYIQSGKLRALAVTGKARAPVLSQIPTVAESGLAGYEVYEWNGVFVPAGTPAPIADRLARELAAVVRDPEVRTRLEGMGAEVIGSTPAELDAFRKAEIAKWTQVAKSNRIELD is encoded by the coding sequence ATGAACCCAACCATCCCCCCACACATCCCGAAGGCGCGGCTGCGCACGTGGATTCCCGCGGCCCTGATCGGTGCCGCGTTCGGGCTCGCGGCCCTGAGCGCCGCGGCCCAGCCGGCCTGGCCCGCCAAGCCGGTCCGGATGGTCGTGACCTACCCGCCCGGCGGCACGGTGGATGCGGTGGCGCGCGTCATCGCGCCCAAGCTCTCGGCGCGGCTTGGCCAGCCGGTGGTGATCGACAACCGCGCGGGTGCAGGCGGCGCGATCGGCGGCGACCTCGTCGCCAAGAGCGCGGCGGACGGCTACACGATCATGCTCGACGCCTCGAACCACGCGCAGAACCCCGCGCTGCGCAGCAAGATGCCCTTCGACACCTTGCGCGATCTCGCGCCGGTCTCGCTGCTGGTGCGCGTGCCCAACGTGCTGGTCGCCAACCCGGCCGCGCCGATCGCGAGCGTGAAGGACCTCGTGGCGCAGGCCAAGGCCAGGCCCGAGCAGATCAACTACGCCTCGTCGGGCAACGGCTCGGCGCAGCACCTCGCGGCCGAACTCTTCAGCGCCATGGCCGGCGTGCGCATGACGCACGTCGCCTACAAGGGCGGCGGTCCCGCGCTGACCGACGTGATGGCGGGCCAGGTGCCGGTGTTCTTCGCGAGCCTCGCATCGAGCCTGCCCTACATCCAGAGCGGCAAGCTGCGCGCCCTCGCCGTCACCGGGAAGGCCCGCGCGCCGGTGCTGTCGCAGATCCCGACCGTGGCCGAATCGGGACTCGCGGGCTACGAGGTCTACGAATGGAACGGCGTGTTCGTGCCGGCCGGCACGCCCGCGCCCATTGCCGACCGCCTCGCCCGGGAACTCGCGGCGGTGGTGCGCGACCCGGAGGTGCGCACGCGCCTCGAAGGCATGGGCGCCGAGGTCATCGGCTCGACCCCGGCCGAGCTCGATGCCTTCCGCAAGGCGGAGATCGCCAAGTGGACGCAGGTGGCGAAGAGCAACAGGATCGAACTGGACTGA
- a CDS encoding LysR family transcriptional regulator: protein METRQMRCVLAIAEAGSLTRAAEALGLAQPALTQTLNRLEREMGVKLFMRTRRGAALTDAGLAVLDDVRASLAHADAAADRIRAMGAGRAGRLTIGFVTHAVYEVLPRALRRLRASHPQLDIALREMSNAEQVEALEGGRIDVALLHPPVAVNARVHEKRLGEERLVAALPAGHALPPDGCVALADIAAHGLVWFPSEQMAALRTQMLAAFRAAGHDVRIVQDANRTLTVLSCVAAGLGWSLLPSSVRALRHEGVRYAEVRDGAGLPPFELSAMWLARSRPTFADAFAALLDA, encoded by the coding sequence ATGGAAACCCGGCAGATGCGCTGTGTCCTGGCCATCGCCGAGGCCGGCAGCCTCACGCGCGCGGCCGAAGCCCTCGGCCTCGCGCAGCCGGCGCTCACGCAGACGCTCAACCGCCTCGAGCGCGAGATGGGCGTCAAGCTCTTCATGCGCACGCGCCGCGGCGCCGCGCTCACGGACGCCGGACTCGCGGTGCTCGACGACGTGCGCGCGAGCCTCGCGCATGCCGACGCGGCCGCGGACCGCATCCGCGCCATGGGCGCGGGCCGCGCGGGCCGGCTGACGATCGGCTTCGTCACCCACGCCGTCTACGAGGTGCTGCCGCGCGCGCTGCGGCGGCTGCGGGCCTCGCATCCGCAGCTCGACATCGCGCTGCGCGAGATGAGCAACGCCGAGCAGGTCGAGGCGCTCGAAGGCGGCCGCATCGACGTCGCGCTGCTGCATCCGCCGGTGGCCGTGAACGCGCGCGTGCACGAGAAGCGGCTCGGCGAGGAACGGCTGGTCGCGGCGCTGCCGGCCGGCCACGCGCTACCGCCCGACGGTTGCGTGGCGCTCGCCGACATCGCCGCGCACGGGCTCGTGTGGTTTCCGAGCGAGCAGATGGCGGCGCTGCGCACGCAGATGCTCGCGGCCTTTCGCGCGGCGGGCCACGACGTGCGCATCGTGCAGGACGCCAACCGCACGCTCACCGTGCTGTCGTGCGTGGCCGCGGGCCTGGGCTGGTCGCTGCTGCCGAGTTCGGTGCGCGCGCTGCGCCACGAGGGCGTGCGCTATGCCGAGGTGCGCGACGGCGCGGGCCTGCCGCCGTTCGAGTTGTCGGCGATGTGGCTCGCGAGATCGCGGCCGACCTTCGCGGATGCGTTCGCGGCCCTGCTCGACGCCTGA
- a CDS encoding sigma 54-interacting transcriptional regulator, protein MAQRLHARSRRSDQPLVQVNCAALPESLADSELFGHKRGAFTGAVQDRTGKFEIADGGTLFLDEVGELPLGVQAKLLRVLQSGEVQRPGSDRMLKVDVRVIAATNRDLPAAIAQGRFRADLYHRLSVYPLVVPPLRARGRDVVALAGGFLEENQHRLGARNLRLSPAAKSALLAHRWPGNVRELEHVISRASLRAFTEQRRGARWTAIEPHHLALEAAAAGAASVPAAPADAAPVAPAAQPALPPPGVTLREATAAFQRAWLADALARHRGHVANAAREAGMDRSNFHRMLRKLGIARADAP, encoded by the coding sequence GTGGCGCAGCGCCTGCACGCGCGCTCGCGGCGCAGCGACCAGCCGCTGGTGCAGGTCAACTGCGCGGCGCTGCCCGAGTCGCTGGCCGACAGCGAACTCTTCGGCCACAAGCGCGGCGCCTTCACCGGCGCGGTGCAGGACCGCACCGGCAAGTTCGAGATCGCCGACGGCGGCACGCTGTTCCTCGACGAGGTCGGCGAGCTGCCGCTCGGCGTGCAGGCCAAGCTCTTGCGCGTGCTGCAGAGCGGCGAGGTGCAGCGCCCCGGCAGCGACCGCATGCTCAAGGTCGACGTGCGCGTGATCGCCGCGACCAACCGCGACCTGCCCGCGGCCATCGCGCAGGGCCGCTTCCGCGCCGACCTCTACCACCGGCTCTCGGTCTATCCGCTCGTTGTGCCGCCGCTGCGCGCGCGCGGCCGCGACGTGGTGGCGCTGGCCGGCGGCTTCCTCGAAGAGAACCAGCACCGGCTGGGCGCGCGCAACCTGCGGCTGTCGCCGGCCGCGAAGTCGGCGCTGCTCGCGCACCGCTGGCCGGGCAACGTGCGCGAACTGGAGCATGTGATCAGCCGCGCCTCGCTGCGCGCCTTCACCGAGCAGCGGCGCGGTGCGCGCTGGACCGCCATCGAGCCGCACCATCTCGCGCTCGAGGCGGCCGCGGCCGGCGCAGCCTCCGTTCCCGCGGCGCCGGCCGATGCGGCACCGGTGGCACCGGCCGCGCAGCCCGCCCTCCCCCCGCCCGGCGTCACGCTGCGCGAGGCCACGGCCGCCTTCCAGCGCGCATGGCTGGCCGACGCGCTCGCACGGCACCGCGGCCATGTGGCCAACGCGGCGCGCGAGGCCGGCATGGACCGCAGCAACTTCCACCGCATGCTGCGCAAGCTCGGCATCGCGCGCGCCGACGCGCCATAA
- a CDS encoding helix-turn-helix domain-containing protein: MDSLIAASARALAAGDALGALKRVALRDDPPALALRGIAMAQLGELSRARELLRRAARGFGSHEELARARCVVAEAEVALATRDIGDSPRALALAAATLEAHGDPANALQARLIAARRLLLLGRLDQARSALARLDGASGLSASLAAVVALAQAELALRSLQVDAAEAALLRAHDAAERSRVPALRAEVAEARTALARPAARRRMAGAEQALRLDEVAALLASDALVVDACRRGVGVGGTWRPLARRPVLFTLVRALAEAWPGDVDREALIAGAFRTQRPDETHRARLRVEIGRLRALVASMAAIEATARGFVLRPHDDRPVAVLAPPIDGDQGALVALLSDGAPWSTSALALALGASQRTVQRALAELEAEARVRAIGQARSRRWLAPPLGGFTTILLLPAALPIE, from the coding sequence ATGGACTCGCTGATCGCCGCTTCCGCGCGCGCGCTGGCGGCGGGCGATGCGCTCGGCGCGCTCAAGCGCGTGGCGCTGCGCGACGATCCGCCGGCGCTCGCGCTGCGCGGCATCGCGATGGCGCAGCTCGGGGAGCTGTCGCGCGCCCGCGAGCTGCTGCGGCGTGCCGCGCGCGGCTTCGGCAGTCACGAGGAACTCGCACGCGCCCGCTGCGTGGTGGCCGAGGCCGAGGTGGCGCTGGCCACGCGCGACATCGGCGATTCGCCGCGCGCGCTCGCGCTCGCCGCGGCCACGCTGGAGGCCCATGGCGACCCGGCCAATGCGCTGCAGGCGCGGCTGATCGCGGCGCGCCGCCTGTTGCTGCTCGGGCGGCTCGACCAGGCCCGCTCCGCGCTCGCGCGGCTCGACGGGGCGAGCGGCCTCTCCGCCTCGCTCGCGGCGGTGGTCGCGCTGGCGCAGGCCGAGCTGGCGCTGCGCTCGCTGCAGGTGGATGCGGCAGAGGCGGCGCTGCTGCGCGCGCACGATGCGGCCGAGCGTTCGCGCGTGCCGGCGCTGCGTGCCGAGGTGGCCGAAGCGCGGACGGCGCTCGCACGGCCCGCCGCGCGCCGCCGGATGGCGGGCGCCGAACAGGCGCTGCGCCTCGACGAGGTCGCGGCGCTCCTCGCCTCGGACGCGCTCGTGGTCGATGCCTGCCGCCGCGGCGTGGGCGTCGGCGGCACATGGCGTCCGCTCGCGCGCCGGCCGGTGCTGTTCACGCTGGTGCGTGCGCTGGCCGAAGCCTGGCCCGGCGACGTCGACCGCGAGGCGCTGATCGCCGGCGCCTTCCGCACGCAGCGCCCCGACGAGACGCATCGCGCGCGGCTGCGCGTCGAGATCGGGCGGCTGCGCGCGCTCGTCGCGTCGATGGCCGCCATCGAGGCGACCGCGCGCGGCTTCGTGCTGCGGCCGCACGACGATCGGCCGGTGGCGGTGCTCGCGCCGCCGATCGACGGCGATCAGGGCGCGCTGGTGGCGCTGCTGTCCGACGGCGCGCCGTGGTCGACCTCGGCGCTCGCGCTGGCGCTCGGCGCCAGCCAGCGCACGGTGCAGCGCGCGCTGGCCGAACTCGAGGCCGAGGCGCGGGTGCGCGCCATCGGCCAGGCGCGTTCGCGCCGCTGGCTGGCACCGCCGCTCGGGGGATTCACGACGATCTTGTTACTCCCCGCGGCGCTGCCGATTGAATAG
- a CDS encoding amidohydrolase family protein: MPFAPNARHAPDYDATTAEFLGLLDAHGVSHAVLVQPSFLGTDNSFMCAALRAHPQRLCGVAVVAPGTPFESLRELAAAGVCGLRLNLVGLPLPDLSQPAWQALLADARRLGWHVEVHRESGDLPVVGQAVLDAGCRLVVDHFGRPRGDTAADAGFAWLLRAAAQGRTWIKLSAAYRNWPDPLGAEACRAAQSLLDACGPQRLLWGSDWPHTQHRALASYAQSRAALDRWIPDPAARRRILVDTPAALFFDSSKEA; encoded by the coding sequence CTGCCCTTCGCGCCGAACGCGCGGCATGCGCCCGACTACGACGCGACGACGGCCGAGTTCCTCGGCCTGCTCGATGCGCACGGCGTCTCGCATGCGGTGCTGGTCCAGCCGAGCTTCCTGGGCACCGACAACAGCTTCATGTGCGCGGCGCTGCGCGCCCATCCGCAGCGCCTGTGCGGCGTGGCGGTGGTGGCGCCCGGCACGCCGTTCGAGTCCCTGCGCGAGCTCGCCGCCGCGGGCGTCTGCGGCCTGCGGCTCAACCTCGTGGGCCTGCCGCTGCCGGACCTGTCGCAGCCCGCGTGGCAGGCACTGCTCGCGGATGCGCGGCGTCTCGGCTGGCATGTCGAAGTGCATCGCGAATCAGGCGACCTGCCGGTGGTGGGCCAGGCCGTGCTCGATGCGGGCTGCCGGCTCGTCGTCGACCATTTCGGCCGGCCCCGCGGCGACACCGCGGCCGACGCCGGCTTCGCCTGGCTGCTGCGCGCGGCGGCGCAGGGCCGCACCTGGATCAAGCTCTCGGCCGCCTACCGCAACTGGCCCGATCCGCTGGGCGCCGAGGCCTGCCGCGCCGCGCAGTCGCTGCTCGATGCCTGCGGGCCCCAGCGGCTGCTGTGGGGCAGCGACTGGCCGCACACCCAGCACCGCGCGCTCGCGAGCTATGCGCAGTCGCGCGCCGCGCTCGACCGATGGATTCCCGACCCTGCGGCGCGGCGCCGCATCCTCGTCGACACGCCGGCCGCGCTCTTTTTCGATTCTTCCAAGGAGGCATGA